A part of Aurantimicrobium sp. MWH-Uga1 genomic DNA contains:
- a CDS encoding dihydrofolate reductase family protein, translating to MATWSNSVSMSNVVYFVASSLDGYIADSDGSLEWLTNIEGAPEEITSSFMSTVGVQVMGSRTYEWLLENENILSHPEKWSQFFGEMRTVVFSSRSLPLPENADIAFVHGSPEEHFDEIATRAGEGNIWLVGGGHLASQFLAANLIDRLEVTFAPVVLGGGVKLFGDLSNFVRVDIRETLSSGNFIHVNCDVSLRS from the coding sequence ATGGCGACGTGGTCGAATTCCGTTTCAATGTCTAACGTTGTCTACTTTGTCGCCTCATCTCTCGATGGCTACATCGCTGACTCTGATGGATCACTAGAGTGGCTCACAAATATTGAGGGGGCTCCCGAGGAGATCACCTCCAGCTTTATGTCTACTGTGGGCGTTCAAGTTATGGGTTCTCGAACCTACGAATGGCTGCTCGAGAATGAAAACATCCTTAGCCATCCAGAAAAATGGTCACAGTTCTTTGGCGAGATGAGAACAGTGGTGTTCAGTTCGCGATCACTACCTCTCCCAGAGAATGCAGATATTGCCTTCGTCCATGGCTCACCTGAAGAGCATTTTGATGAGATTGCCACACGTGCTGGTGAGGGAAACATCTGGCTGGTCGGGGGTGGTCACTTGGCTTCGCAATTTCTTGCGGCAAATCTGATTGACCGGCTTGAGGTCACCTTCGCTCCTGTAGTGCTTGGCGGTGGGGTCAAGCTGTTTGGTGATCTCAGTAACTTTGTTCGGGTCGATATTCGTGAAACACTTTCGAGTGGAAACTTCATTCACGTGAATTGTGACGTTTCTCTCAGGTCCTAA
- a CDS encoding SRPBCC domain-containing protein: MQHTFLYSVEREYTQPMSRIWEAWTDATQLEEWYHPTDLKNVPGSSVSEPEVGGMWAIAVDVPEYGFQSCFWGTYTALEPGKLIEHTMFYSQDPAEFAAKDLTGEFAKIVVDFEERPTGSWVRFTQYGELPEEHIPLAKAGMESYFQSLADYLG, translated from the coding sequence ATGCAGCACACTTTCCTATACTCCGTCGAGCGTGAGTACACCCAACCCATGTCCCGTATCTGGGAAGCATGGACCGATGCGACACAACTCGAGGAGTGGTATCACCCCACCGATCTCAAGAATGTTCCCGGGTCTTCCGTCTCAGAGCCTGAGGTCGGCGGCATGTGGGCTATTGCTGTCGATGTTCCTGAGTACGGCTTCCAATCTTGCTTTTGGGGCACCTACACCGCTCTCGAACCAGGCAAACTCATCGAGCACACCATGTTCTATTCCCAAGATCCAGCAGAATTCGCCGCCAAAGATCTAACAGGAGAATTTGCCAAGATTGTGGTCGATTTTGAAGAACGCCCTACTGGAAGCTGGGTTCGCTTTACGCAGTACGGTGAGCTACCGGAAGAGCATATTCCTCTGGCAAAAGCAGGAATGGAAAGTTACTTCCAGTCCTTAGCCGATTACCTGGGATAG
- a CDS encoding SDR family oxidoreductase → MEYTGSTALITGASAGIGVAYAEGFAARGANLVLVARRKDRLDSLAARLRQQYSVSVEVIALDLTSAGAVAKLEKSIATKKLTVDVLVNNAGFGLNGFFVKEDRALTQQEITLNIGVLVDLTAAFLPGMLERGRGAVVNIASTASFQPVPGMAVYGATKAFVRSFTEALWGELGTSTVRVLAVSPGATESEFFIVAGGKPSGKAVPATDVVEKTFSALEKNTPSVVVGGANAVAASLVKFFPKKMTINLVGKMFLPKEK, encoded by the coding sequence ATGGAATACACGGGCAGTACTGCACTGATTACCGGAGCAAGCGCCGGCATCGGTGTTGCCTATGCAGAGGGTTTTGCTGCGCGCGGCGCAAATCTTGTCCTTGTGGCACGTCGAAAAGACCGTCTTGACAGCCTCGCAGCGCGCTTGCGCCAGCAATATTCCGTGAGCGTGGAGGTCATTGCTCTGGATCTCACTTCTGCAGGTGCCGTGGCCAAGCTGGAAAAATCGATAGCCACAAAGAAACTCACCGTTGATGTTCTGGTCAATAATGCAGGTTTTGGATTGAACGGTTTCTTTGTGAAGGAAGACCGAGCACTGACTCAACAAGAAATCACGTTAAATATCGGTGTTCTTGTTGATCTCACTGCTGCATTCTTACCCGGCATGCTCGAACGTGGCCGTGGAGCTGTGGTCAACATTGCCAGTACGGCTTCTTTCCAGCCTGTTCCTGGCATGGCTGTCTATGGAGCCACGAAAGCTTTTGTGCGTTCCTTCACTGAAGCTCTCTGGGGAGAGCTAGGGACATCGACAGTCCGGGTGCTTGCTGTGAGCCCTGGCGCAACAGAATCTGAATTCTTCATCGTTGCTGGCGGTAAGCCATCGGGCAAAGCTGTTCCTGCAACGGATGTGGTCGAGAAGACTTTCTCGGCGCTCGAGAAGAACACGCCCTCTGTCGTGGTCGGTGGAGCAAATGCTGTTGCCGCCAGTCTTGTGAAGTTTTTCCCCAAGAAAATGACCATCAACTTGGTGGGCAAGATGTTCCTGCCGAAGGAGAAGTAA
- a CDS encoding threonine/serine exporter ThrE family protein encodes MTEQAVQPPTRPDVTDMLTEAAAAMVSSTYPAPQAESVLRGLAEAYNADAEIVLLPTMVLTETHKHGVPQLRVVKSSYRFDQMTQVQSVLAQARHNKDNAHDVAESLRAISTKKPIYPSWLRVIGYALSALGFGAAFRLDLPALVAVTVMGVLVGIMVLNLSRSTRFVALLPLMATFVAGLMVAGISILFDKPDPVRMVAMLIVVLLPGATLTSGIIELVSGYMVSGASRLMYALMILGSMAFGGVLAITVSGIPASRLEDVTVTLTPQWVAWAGAAIYGVGTFLYFCTPLRLWLPSLFVMMFSFAISVLAVPSLGVPLSAGLATAAGLITSWAINARLGGGPGDLAIFLPTFWLIVPGSTGFVALTGELESSQNLSDVAGTAGLTFFAMAIGMMLATAVYPLLTKITPDAKLIMRNGAGLILNTVKIKPSK; translated from the coding sequence ATGACTGAGCAAGCTGTGCAACCTCCGACACGTCCTGATGTGACAGACATGCTCACCGAGGCAGCTGCAGCCATGGTCAGTTCCACATACCCTGCCCCTCAAGCAGAAAGTGTTCTCCGGGGGCTGGCAGAGGCGTACAACGCCGATGCTGAGATTGTGTTGCTGCCGACAATGGTTTTGACAGAAACTCATAAACACGGGGTTCCTCAGTTGCGAGTGGTCAAGAGTAGTTATCGCTTTGATCAAATGACGCAAGTTCAATCTGTACTCGCACAAGCCCGCCACAACAAAGACAACGCCCACGATGTTGCCGAAAGCCTCCGTGCTATTTCAACCAAGAAACCCATCTATCCTTCCTGGTTGAGGGTTATTGGCTACGCGCTGTCTGCTCTGGGATTTGGTGCAGCGTTCCGCTTGGATCTCCCAGCATTGGTGGCAGTCACTGTCATGGGTGTGCTTGTGGGAATCATGGTACTCAACCTCAGTAGAAGCACACGCTTTGTCGCGCTTCTGCCCCTGATGGCGACCTTTGTTGCCGGGTTGATGGTTGCTGGAATCTCAATTCTCTTTGATAAACCAGACCCTGTCCGCATGGTTGCCATGCTCATTGTGGTGTTGTTACCTGGGGCAACACTGACCTCGGGAATTATTGAATTAGTCAGCGGGTATATGGTCTCTGGGGCATCGCGACTGATGTATGCGCTCATGATTCTAGGAAGTATGGCTTTCGGAGGTGTGTTAGCCATCACTGTTAGTGGAATTCCTGCAAGCAGACTGGAGGACGTCACAGTAACGCTCACCCCACAGTGGGTAGCCTGGGCAGGTGCTGCGATCTACGGGGTGGGAACATTCCTTTACTTCTGCACGCCACTTCGACTGTGGCTTCCCAGCTTGTTTGTCATGATGTTTAGCTTTGCTATCTCTGTCCTGGCAGTTCCCAGCCTGGGTGTTCCCCTCTCAGCTGGGTTAGCAACAGCTGCTGGGCTCATCACCTCTTGGGCAATCAATGCGCGTTTGGGTGGTGGCCCAGGAGATTTGGCAATCTTCCTTCCCACCTTCTGGCTGATTGTTCCTGGATCGACAGGCTTCGTCGCTCTCACGGGTGAGCTGGAGTCATCACAAAATTTGAGCGATGTTGCTGGAACGGCAGGGCTTACCTTCTTTGCTATGGCCATTGGAATGATGTTGGCCACAGCGGTGTACCCGCTGCTGACCAAAATCACCCCAGATGCCAAGCTCATTATGCGCAACGGCGCGGGCTTGATTCTCAACACCGTGAAAATCAAGCCCAGCAAGTAG
- a CDS encoding cysteine desulfurase family protein — protein MIYLDNAATTPVVPAALEAAWPFLTSEFGNPSSTNELGFRAKNALEDARSYCGSWLGVPASDIIFTSGGTEGDNFAITGLALAYPRGKHIISALTEHEAVLETLRFLERVHGFEITWLEVDSQGNINLAQLKDALRSDTTLVTLMLANNEIGTLHPLPQIIEAAHAVGALVHTDAVQAAGWFDLRVGSSDTLVFGVDALTISGHKIGSPKGSGLTYIRGRLAVEPVLHGGGQEFGRRSGTENVAWAVALSTALQQLPEPTAEAARVSTLRDDFIAQVVGNIPQAALTGNPIQRHPGIASFTCAGLNGETLLLELEQQGVIVSSGSACAAGSDEPSHVLVACGIDPDVARTSIRFSFSHNTTAEELAMAAAAFVSAVSTVSGLAQ, from the coding sequence ATGATTTACCTCGACAACGCCGCAACCACCCCAGTGGTTCCTGCTGCACTGGAGGCTGCTTGGCCCTTCTTGACATCCGAGTTTGGTAACCCCTCGAGCACCAATGAACTTGGCTTCCGGGCTAAGAACGCCCTCGAGGATGCCCGCAGCTACTGCGGCTCGTGGCTGGGTGTTCCAGCCTCAGACATTATCTTCACCTCCGGTGGAACAGAGGGAGACAACTTCGCCATCACTGGTCTTGCCTTGGCCTATCCTCGCGGCAAGCACATTATCTCTGCCCTGACAGAACATGAGGCAGTACTCGAGACACTGCGTTTCCTTGAACGGGTTCACGGCTTTGAAATCACCTGGCTTGAGGTTGACTCCCAGGGAAATATCAACCTCGCTCAGCTCAAAGACGCCCTCCGATCCGACACCACTCTCGTTACCCTCATGCTGGCCAATAACGAAATTGGTACCCTACATCCGCTTCCCCAGATCATCGAAGCGGCTCATGCAGTGGGGGCACTCGTACACACGGACGCAGTCCAAGCTGCCGGCTGGTTCGATCTACGAGTGGGTTCGTCTGACACCCTCGTGTTCGGTGTGGATGCGCTGACCATCTCTGGTCACAAAATAGGAAGCCCCAAGGGTAGCGGCCTGACCTATATTCGTGGGCGCCTGGCCGTGGAGCCTGTGCTCCACGGGGGCGGCCAAGAATTCGGACGCCGTTCAGGGACAGAAAACGTTGCATGGGCTGTTGCGCTTTCAACAGCATTGCAGCAACTTCCGGAGCCCACAGCAGAAGCGGCTCGCGTGAGCACACTGCGTGATGACTTTATTGCACAGGTAGTAGGAAATATCCCCCAGGCCGCATTGACAGGAAACCCCATACAACGTCACCCCGGCATTGCCAGTTTCACGTGTGCCGGGCTCAACGGTGAGACCTTGTTACTGGAGTTGGAACAGCAAGGTGTGATTGTTTCGAGCGGCTCTGCGTGTGCAGCTGGAAGCGACGAACCCTCTCACGTACTTGTGGCGTGCGGGATCGACCCAGATGTTGCCAGAACATCAATTCGTTTTAGCTTTAGCCACAACACCACAGCAGAAGAACTCGCCATGGCAGCTGCTGCCTTTGTGAGCGCAGTTTCAACAGTGAGCGGACTAGCCCAATAA
- a CDS encoding SDR family oxidoreductase, protein MDIAGKVFVVTGGGNGIARELVLQLLAKGATVAAVDLSAEGLKETKKLAGPGAKLSTHTLNITDRAKVMALPKTVITKHGQVDALVNVAGIIQPFVKVNDLDFDAIERVMNVNLYGTINTVKAFLPELLQRPEGYIANVSSMGGYAPVPGQTIYGATKAAVKLLTEGLHSELMDTNVHVTAIYPGAIATNIAQNSGMAMPANMDPHEANKFKTTSVEVAAQTIIGAIEKNAYKVFIGSDAKTMDKLTRLMPEKAAALIYKQMKSLLA, encoded by the coding sequence ATGGACATCGCAGGAAAAGTATTCGTCGTTACCGGCGGGGGTAACGGAATTGCACGCGAGCTGGTTTTACAACTTCTCGCAAAAGGGGCAACCGTTGCCGCTGTCGATCTGAGTGCGGAAGGCCTCAAGGAGACAAAGAAGCTTGCCGGACCTGGTGCCAAGCTTTCTACGCACACGCTCAACATCACTGACCGAGCCAAAGTGATGGCACTTCCCAAAACAGTGATTACCAAGCACGGTCAGGTCGATGCGCTGGTCAACGTTGCCGGAATTATTCAACCCTTTGTGAAAGTCAACGACCTCGACTTTGACGCCATTGAACGGGTCATGAATGTCAACCTCTATGGAACCATCAACACCGTGAAAGCGTTCCTGCCTGAGTTACTTCAACGCCCCGAGGGTTACATTGCCAATGTTTCCAGCATGGGCGGGTACGCCCCTGTTCCAGGGCAAACTATTTATGGGGCTACCAAGGCAGCCGTGAAGCTTCTGACCGAGGGTTTACATTCTGAGCTCATGGACACAAACGTGCATGTCACTGCCATCTACCCCGGTGCCATTGCAACTAATATTGCCCAGAACTCCGGCATGGCTATGCCCGCCAACATGGACCCTCATGAGGCAAACAAGTTCAAAACGACCAGTGTGGAAGTGGCCGCACAAACCATCATCGGCGCAATTGAAAAGAATGCGTACAAAGTCTTCATCGGCTCAGATGCCAAAACCATGGACAAGCTCACCAGGCTTATGCCTGAAAAGGCAGCTGCCCTGATCTACAAGCAGATGAAATCTCTGTTGGCTTAG
- the heR gene encoding heliorhodopsin HeR, whose translation MARKIRSEDEQIKRLRVYNIVAGAIHLLQGLAFLFILTKLSSQVMFPVTVDYMTGPPGVDLPTERVTLFEVNLGLGVVAFLFMSAFFHFLISLPGVFTRYANGLKLNHNYFRWTEYSLSSSVMIWLIAQLNGATDFAALFAIFAVNASMIFFGALQEKYEKPGSKGFLPFIFGSMTGIVPWIIIAIYALQPGSTSAAEVPGFVYGIVISLFIFFNTFAINQALQYRQIGGWKSYLRGERAYITLSLVAKSVLAWQVFSGALVPLFVS comes from the coding sequence GTGGCTCGGAAAATTCGCAGTGAAGACGAACAAATTAAACGGCTTCGGGTGTACAACATCGTTGCCGGAGCAATACACCTGCTACAAGGTCTTGCGTTCTTGTTTATTCTCACCAAGCTCAGTTCCCAAGTGATGTTCCCTGTCACAGTGGACTACATGACCGGCCCTCCCGGGGTCGATCTTCCCACCGAGCGTGTGACTTTGTTTGAAGTCAACTTGGGGCTTGGTGTGGTGGCGTTCTTGTTCATGTCTGCTTTCTTCCACTTCCTCATTTCTTTACCCGGTGTCTTCACCCGTTATGCCAATGGCCTCAAGCTCAACCACAACTATTTCCGGTGGACCGAGTATTCGCTCAGCTCTTCGGTCATGATTTGGCTGATAGCTCAACTCAATGGCGCGACAGACTTCGCGGCATTGTTCGCCATCTTTGCGGTGAACGCCTCCATGATCTTCTTCGGAGCACTGCAGGAGAAGTATGAAAAGCCAGGAAGCAAAGGCTTCCTGCCGTTTATTTTTGGTTCCATGACAGGCATCGTCCCCTGGATTATCATCGCGATTTACGCCCTGCAGCCAGGATCAACCAGCGCAGCAGAAGTTCCCGGCTTTGTTTATGGCATCGTGATTTCGCTCTTTATTTTCTTCAACACCTTTGCCATCAACCAGGCCCTGCAGTATCGCCAAATTGGCGGCTGGAAGAGCTACCTGCGTGGTGAGCGTGCGTACATCACCCTTAGTTTGGTCGCCAAGAGTGTGCTTGCTTGGCAGGTGTTCTCGGGAGCTCTTGTTCCTCTTTTTGTGAGCTAA
- a CDS encoding DUF4287 domain-containing protein, whose product MSEKVTGPASYFPSIEKKYGQPIDHWMGQLDAVKDKKHMEQVDYLKTEHGMGHGHANAVVAVYRANNGLS is encoded by the coding sequence ATGAGTGAAAAAGTCACCGGACCCGCCTCCTATTTCCCGTCAATTGAGAAGAAGTATGGCCAGCCCATCGATCACTGGATGGGCCAGCTCGATGCGGTGAAAGACAAGAAACACATGGAACAAGTGGATTACCTCAAGACCGAGCACGGCATGGGGCATGGTCATGCCAATGCGGTTGTTGCGGTGTATCGCGCAAACAATGGTCTGTCATGA
- a CDS encoding heme-binding protein, which translates to MTAEQPYTLVKHYDGFDVRHYPDYVLVQVDVVGDFMRAGNVAFGPLVSYISGNNTANKKFAMTAPVIQETTAQETHTVSFVLPEGVDISEVPVPANARVRTAHVHAHDAAVMKFGGGWNATRFQNNGELLLERVKEAGLIPEGNVYFARFDPPWKPGFLKRNEVLVALASRG; encoded by the coding sequence ATGACTGCTGAACAGCCCTATACGCTTGTGAAGCACTACGACGGTTTCGATGTGCGTCACTATCCCGATTACGTCCTTGTCCAAGTAGACGTCGTTGGCGATTTCATGCGTGCTGGGAATGTGGCCTTTGGGCCACTTGTGAGCTACATCTCAGGAAACAACACGGCGAACAAGAAGTTCGCCATGACTGCGCCTGTCATTCAAGAAACCACGGCCCAAGAAACACATACGGTTTCCTTCGTTCTTCCCGAAGGTGTCGATATTTCTGAGGTTCCTGTGCCTGCCAATGCACGCGTGCGCACGGCACACGTTCATGCTCACGATGCAGCAGTGATGAAATTTGGTGGTGGCTGGAACGCGACGCGTTTTCAGAACAACGGGGAACTCCTCCTTGAGCGTGTGAAAGAAGCAGGCCTGATTCCCGAAGGCAATGTCTACTTTGCCCGTTTTGATCCACCCTGGAAACCAGGATTTCTCAAGCGCAATGAGGTCTTAGTTGCCCTAGCGTCACGTGGTTAG
- the nadC gene encoding carboxylating nicotinate-nucleotide diphosphorylase: MLDKQTIETVVKAALLEDAPTGDITSLLVIPEDATATAVLSAREAGTFSGAEVFQAAFFLTDPRIHVELIKDDGDSFEPGDILARVSGPARGILTAERIGLNFTQRMSGIATLTAAYVDAVKGTHATILDTRKTTPTLRAFERHAVTCGGGTNHRLNLSTAFMAKDNHLAVLLAGGKDLTTELQRVKKELPEGVKFEVEVDRLDQIEPVIAGGVDIIMLDNFSLTDLKTGVAQVAGRAVVEASGGVNLDTVRAIAETGVDVISVGALTHSARALDLGLDVTIDTPEN, from the coding sequence ATGTTGGACAAACAGACCATCGAAACTGTCGTGAAAGCAGCGTTATTAGAGGATGCTCCCACCGGAGATATCACGTCACTGCTCGTCATCCCAGAAGACGCCACCGCCACAGCAGTGCTCTCGGCCCGCGAAGCGGGAACCTTTTCTGGTGCTGAGGTTTTTCAGGCAGCATTTTTCCTGACAGACCCCCGCATCCACGTAGAACTCATCAAAGATGATGGGGACAGTTTTGAACCCGGAGATATCCTCGCCCGCGTGTCTGGCCCGGCACGAGGGATCTTGACCGCAGAGCGTATTGGCTTGAACTTCACCCAGCGCATGAGCGGAATTGCCACGTTGACAGCAGCGTATGTTGATGCTGTCAAAGGGACTCACGCAACCATCTTGGATACCCGAAAGACAACACCAACCCTGCGCGCATTTGAACGCCATGCTGTGACGTGCGGTGGCGGAACAAACCACCGCCTCAACCTCTCCACCGCTTTCATGGCCAAAGACAACCACCTTGCCGTGCTTCTTGCCGGAGGCAAGGATCTCACCACCGAACTTCAGCGAGTGAAAAAGGAACTTCCCGAGGGCGTGAAGTTTGAGGTGGAGGTCGATCGACTCGACCAAATTGAACCGGTGATTGCCGGTGGTGTCGACATCATCATGCTCGATAACTTCTCTCTTACAGATTTGAAAACCGGCGTTGCCCAGGTTGCCGGTCGTGCCGTGGTGGAAGCAAGTGGCGGGGTGAACCTCGACACGGTTCGTGCCATCGCCGAAACAGGTGTGGATGTCATTTCTGTTGGAGCATTGACCCACTCCGCCCGCGCACTCGACCTCGGACTTGACGTCACCATAGATACTCCCGAGAACTAA
- a CDS encoding DUF1761 domain-containing protein, producing MFLIELNWIAILVAFVAAFIAGAVWFGPKTFFPAWWRAMGKDPNNMEVTGNMAVTFGATAIAAFIEAVTVASVIYFVAQSNPNFGVLDGGLVGLLLGLGLAAASSLSHRLFAGQGFKVWIIEVGSDVVNLTIMGLIIGAWR from the coding sequence ATGTTTTTAATCGAATTGAATTGGATTGCCATTCTTGTGGCATTTGTTGCCGCATTTATTGCTGGAGCTGTGTGGTTTGGCCCAAAGACGTTCTTCCCTGCGTGGTGGCGAGCTATGGGCAAAGACCCCAACAACATGGAAGTAACCGGCAATATGGCGGTCACTTTCGGTGCCACTGCCATTGCTGCCTTTATCGAGGCCGTCACTGTTGCATCGGTCATTTATTTTGTGGCACAGTCAAACCCCAATTTTGGTGTTCTGGACGGTGGCCTCGTCGGCCTTCTCCTTGGTCTTGGTTTAGCAGCAGCGTCGTCCTTATCTCACCGGTTGTTCGCTGGTCAAGGATTCAAGGTGTGGATTATTGAGGTCGGAAGTGACGTGGTTAACCTCACCATTATGGGCCTCATAATTGGCGCGTGGCGATAA
- a CDS encoding iron chaperone, with protein sequence MTVAEVDAYIQAQPEPQRSTLEHLRSQILAIIPEAEQCISYAMPGFRVNGKVVAGFAAYKKHIGYYPHSGQVFQVMMDDLAGYEVSEKGGGVKFPIDQAVPDALIEKLIAVRMAQAFPAG encoded by the coding sequence ATGACTGTTGCTGAGGTAGATGCCTATATCCAGGCACAACCTGAACCGCAACGCTCTACTCTGGAGCATCTGAGGTCTCAAATACTTGCAATCATTCCTGAGGCAGAACAGTGCATTTCCTATGCCATGCCCGGATTCCGTGTCAACGGCAAAGTTGTTGCGGGATTTGCTGCTTACAAGAAACACATTGGGTACTACCCTCACTCGGGTCAAGTTTTCCAAGTGATGATGGATGATCTGGCCGGCTATGAGGTCTCTGAAAAGGGTGGGGGAGTGAAGTTCCCCATCGATCAAGCTGTTCCAGATGCACTGATTGAAAAACTTATTGCCGTGCGAATGGCTCAAGCTTTCCCAGCTGGATAA
- a CDS encoding YgaP-like transmembrane domain, whose product MGFVAFMSSTFGRWLRIVVGLVLAIAALTWGPIGAVFFFIGIFLISAGASDTCMFAPLFGLGFNGSESRR is encoded by the coding sequence ATGGGTTTTGTTGCATTTATGTCCTCAACATTTGGTCGTTGGTTACGTATCGTCGTCGGCCTTGTTCTTGCTATCGCTGCACTGACGTGGGGACCCATTGGTGCTGTCTTCTTCTTTATTGGTATTTTCTTGATCTCCGCTGGAGCGTCTGACACCTGCATGTTTGCACCGCTATTTGGCCTGGGATTCAACGGAAGTGAATCTCGCCGATAA
- a CDS encoding SOS response-associated peptidase: MCGGYALAEPTEVLEDVFHVDVIGENLPGPSWNIRPTNQVPIVVDTIDTQTGTQLRRLESARWSLIPSWVKGEPPKFSTFNARSEDAASKASWRDAVKSKRCLVPASGYYEWVVEDGVKVPHYIHSNNLIALAGLYSWWRAADSDPWILTATILTMPTVLELASIHDRNPVPLPEKFWDEWLNPATVGTQELVDAAVAEAIPVASSLSEFAVNPLRGNGPELIVPR; this comes from the coding sequence ATGTGTGGAGGTTACGCGCTCGCAGAACCCACCGAAGTGCTTGAGGACGTCTTCCATGTCGATGTCATCGGCGAAAACCTGCCAGGTCCCAGTTGGAATATTCGGCCCACGAACCAGGTTCCTATCGTGGTCGACACCATCGATACACAAACAGGCACTCAGCTTCGCCGTCTAGAAAGCGCTCGCTGGTCCCTGATTCCCTCGTGGGTCAAAGGTGAGCCACCCAAGTTCTCCACCTTCAACGCCCGCAGCGAAGATGCGGCCTCCAAAGCTTCCTGGCGTGATGCGGTCAAGTCCAAGCGCTGCCTTGTTCCTGCCTCGGGGTATTACGAGTGGGTTGTCGAAGACGGTGTGAAAGTTCCGCATTACATTCACTCCAACAACCTGATTGCTCTTGCGGGGTTGTATTCGTGGTGGCGAGCTGCCGACAGTGATCCGTGGATACTCACGGCCACCATCTTGACAATGCCGACTGTGCTGGAGCTTGCATCCATTCACGATCGCAATCCTGTGCCGCTGCCTGAGAAGTTCTGGGATGAGTGGCTCAATCCTGCAACGGTAGGAACTCAAGAATTGGTTGATGCTGCCGTGGCTGAAGCAATCCCTGTTGCATCTAGCTTGAGCGAATTCGCTGTCAACCCTCTTCGCGGTAACGGACCTGAACTGATTGTGCCTCGCTAG